One window of Bactrocera oleae isolate idBacOlea1 chromosome Y, idBacOlea1, whole genome shotgun sequence genomic DNA carries:
- the LOC138858291 gene encoding LOW QUALITY PROTEIN: uncharacterized protein (The sequence of the model RefSeq protein was modified relative to this genomic sequence to represent the inferred CDS: inserted 1 base in 1 codon): MTILPATYIGSPRHMHEYAQDAMSYVRHYGTADLFITFTCNPQWIEIKQELFPGQSPIDRHDITARVFRQKLKSLMDFIVKHNVFGETRCWMYSVEWQKRGLPHAHILIWLVEKIRPNEVDAVISAEIPNVQVDPGLHEVVIKNMIHGPCGTLNQNSPCMMDGKCSKRYPRTLISETITGNDGYPLYRRRSTADNGKSTIVKLNQQDIEIDNRWIVPYSPILSKTFKAHINVESCHSVKSIKYICKYVTKGSDMAVIGIGAENSNDEVTQYQMGRYVSSNEAVWRIFSFPIHERYPSVVHLAVHLENGQRVYFTAQNAVQRAAQPPSTTLTSFFETCQNDYYXTLLYSEMPKYYTWNQSSRRFIRRKQGKPVPGYTDVYSTDAIGRIYSVHPSNDECFYLRLLLVNVRGPTSFQQLRTVDGELCGSYREACQRFQLLENDAHWDQTLNDAVISSHAHQIRTLFSIIISTCFPSNPIDLWIKYKDYMCDDILYQIRNRMGNPNIQISEEIYNEVLISIEDMCLIMSNKLLIQLGLTAPNRPMHDAFNQELHREKLYDLNSLKELIQTNLPLLNEQQKYVFETVMKVTNDETGGIYFLDAPGGTGKTFLISLILATIRSQNKIALALASSGIAATLLEGGRTAHSALKLPLNMQSNETPTCNVSKNSAMAKVLQQCKLIVWDECTMAHKKFLEALDRTLKDLRSNNNRFGGAMILLAGDFRQTLPVIPRSTPADELNACLKSSNLWKHVKVLHLSKNMRVELQNDQSGNIFSKQLIDIGNGKFPIDMLTGCINFPQSFCQLTRSKDELIQKVFPDVSQNYRNHDWLSERAILAAKNIDVNELNFKIQEQITGELRIYKSVDSATNQDDVVNYPPEFLNSLDLPGLPPHNLQLKVGSVVIMLRNINQPRLCNGTRLAIKKLLNNVIEATILKGKYKGEDVLIPRIPMIPTDVPFEFKRLQFPVRLAFAMTINKSQGQSLSVCGINLENPCFSHGQLYVACSRVRKPSDLFIYAPGNQTKNIVYHKALQ; this comes from the exons ATGACTATTCTTCCAGCAACATACATCGGAAGCCCTCGGCATATGCACGAATATGCTCAAGATGCCATGTCGTATGTTCGTCATTATGGTACAGCAGATTTGTTCATCACATTTACATGCAATCCACAATGGATAGAAATCAAGCAGGAGTTATTCCCTGGGCAATCACCCATTGATCGTCATGATATTACAGCCAGAGTCTTTAGACAAAAGTTGAAATCTTTAATGGATTTCATCGTAAAACATAATGTGTTTGGTGAGACACGCTGCTGGATGTATTCTGTGGAGTGGCAGAAACGAGGATTGCCACATGCACACATTTTgatttggttggttgaaaagataAGGCCAAATGAAGTTGATGCAGTGATATCAGCTGAAATCCCTAATGTACAAGTAGATCCTGGATTGCATGAGGTAGTTATCAAAAACATGATACATGGTCCCTGTGGAACTCTTAATCAAAATTCACCGTGTATGATGGATGGTAAATGTTCAAAACGATATCCACGGACATTAATATCGGAAACAATTACTGGTAATGACGGTTATCCATTGTATCGTCGCAGATCGACAGCAGACAATGGAAAATCAACAATTGTCAAATTAAATCAACAAGATATTGAAATAGATAATCGTTGGATTGTTCCATATTCACCCATTTTATCAAAGACATTCAAAGCACACATCAACGTTGAATCTTGCCATTCAGTGAAAtctattaaatacatttgcaaatatgtaacCAAAGGGAGTGATATGGCTGTGATTGGAATTGGTGCAGAGAATTCCAATGATGAAGTTACCCAATACCAAATGGGCCGCTACGTCAGTAGTAATGAAGCAGTTTggcgaatattttcttttcctaTTCATGAGAGATACCCTTCTGTTGTTCACTTAGCTGTGCATTTAGAAAATGGACAAAGAGTGTATTTTACGGCACAGAACGCAGTACAAAGAGCTGCTCAGCCACCATCTACTACATTAACCAGTTTTTTTGAGACATGCCAAAACGATTATT AAACATTGCTATATTCTGAAATGCCAAAATATTATACCTGGAATCAATCCTCAAGGAGATTTATACGACGGAAACAAGGAAAACCAGTTCCAGGATATACAGATGTATATTCCACCGATGCGATTGGCCGGATTTATTCAGTACATCCAAGCAATGATGAATGTTTTTACTTACGACTGCTATTAGTCAATGTACGTGGCCCAACATCATTCCAACAGTTACGAACTGTTGATGGTGAATTGTGTGGATCCTACAGAGAAGCCTGTCAACGTTTTCAATTGCTTGAAAATGACGCTCATTGGGATCAAACTCTCAATGATGCTGTAATATCATCACACGCTCACCAAATACGAACATTGTTTTCTATAATCATATCTACATGCTTCCCATCAAACCCAATTGATTTGTGGATCAAGTACAAAGATTATATGTGTGATGATATTTTGTATCAAATACGGAATAGAATGGGAAATCCAAATATACAAATCAGTGAAGAAATTTACAATGAAGTATTGATTTCAATTGAGGACATGTGCTTGataatgtcaaacaaactattaattCAATTAGGCCTGACCGCGCCCAATCGTCCAATGCATGACGCTTTTAACCAAGAGCTGCATCGAGAAAAACTGTATGATCTCAACTCTTTGAAAGAATTAATTCAAACAAATCTTCCACTGTTAAATGAACAACAGAAGTATGTATTTGAAACTGTTATGAAAGTAACAAATGATGAAACTGGAGGCATTTACTTCTTAGATGCACCTGGTGGTAcaggaaaaacttttttgatttcattaatattagcaacaattcgctcacaaaataaaattgcacttgcaCTCGCTTCGTCGGGAATCGCAGCAACTTTGCTTGAAGGTGGTCGAACAGCCCATTCAGCACTAAAATTGCcattaaatatgcaaagcaATGAAACTCCAACCTGCAACGTTTCGAAGAACTCTGCAATGGCAAAGGTTTTGCAGCAATGTAAATTGATTGTTTGGGATGAATGCACGATggcacataaaaaatttttggaggCTTTAGACAGAACCTTAAAAGATCTACGGAGCAATAATAACCGATTTGGTGGTGCAATGATTTTATTAGCAGGAGATTTTCGTCAAACATTGCCAGTGATTCCACGATCAACGCCAGCTGATGAACTCAATGCATGTCTAAAGTCCTCCAATTTGTGGAAACATGTCAAAGTACTTCATTTAAGTAAGAATATGCGTGTCGAATTGCAAAATGACCAATCTGGAAACATATTCTCTAAACAACTCATTGACATTGGTAATGGCAAATTTCCTATAGACATGTTGACTGGCTGCATTAATTTTCCTCAAAGTTTTTGTCAGTTAACTCGATCAAAAGATGAACTTATTCAGAAGGTGTTTCCAGATGTTTCTCAAAATTACAGAAACCATGATTGGTTGAGCGAACGAGCTATACTGGCTGCAAAAAACATAGatgtaaatgaattaaatttcaaaattcaagaaCAAATTACAGGCGAATTGAGGATATATAAATCAGTTGATTCGGCTACTAATCAAGATGATGTAGTCAACTATCCACCGGAATTTTTAAACTCGCTGGATTTGCCAGGATTGCCACCTCACAATCTTCAATTAAAGGTTGGATCGGTGGTTATAATGTTGCGAAATATCAACCAACCGCGTCTTTGCAACGGTACACGGTTagcgataaaaaaattactaaacaatGTGATAGAAGCAACTATACTCAAAGGAAAGTATAAAGGAGAAGATGTTCTTATACCGCGCATCCCAATGATTCCGACTGATGTGCCATTTGAGTTTAAACGACTACAGTTTCCAGTGCGGCTTGCTTTTGCTATGACTATAAACAAGTCCCAGGGGCAATCATTAAGTGTTTGTGGTATTAATCTAGAAAACCCATGTTTCTCACATGGTCAATTGTATGTTGCCTGTTCCCGTGTTAGAAAACCATCAGATTTGTTTATCTATGCGCCAggtaatcaaacaaaaaacatcgtATACCACAAGGCActacaatga